From Mus musculus strain C57BL/6J chromosome 8, GRCm38.p6 C57BL/6J, a single genomic window includes:
- the Gins3 gene encoding DNA replication complex GINS protein PSF3 — MSEAYFPVESGALGPEENFLSLDDILMSQEKLPVRVETPMPRLGAFFLERGAGSEPDHPLPQGTKLELPLWLAKGLFDHKRRILSVELPKMYQEGWRTVFSADANVVDLHKMGPHFYGFGSQLLHFDSPENADISQSLLKTFIGRFRRIMDSSQNSYNEDTSALVARLDETERGLFQIGQRSLNDFQSWEKGQASQITASSLVQNYKKRKFTNMED; from the exons ATGTCCGAGGCGTATTTCCCAGTGGAGTCGGGCGCTCTGGGGCCGGAGGAGAACTTCCTGTCTTTGGACGACATCCTGATGTCGCAGGAGAAGCTGCCGGTGCGGGTCGAGACGCCCATGCCGCGCCTGGGAGCCTTCTTCCTGGAGCGGGGCGCGGGCTCCGAGCCGGACCATCCGCTCCCTCAG GGTACAAAACTTGAACTTCCCCTGTGGCTGGCTAAAGGACTCTTTGACCACAAGCGGCGCATCCTTTCTGTGGAACTTCCCAAAATGTACCAAGAGGGATGGAGGACTGTATTCAGTGCAGATGCTAATGTCGTGGACCTCCACAAAATGGGGCCCCATTTCTATGGGTTTGGCTCACAACTCCTGCATTTTGACAGTCCGGAGAATGCAGATATTTCCCAGTCTCTGCTGAAG acTTTTATTGGACGGTTCCGCCGCATCATGGACTCCTCCCAGAATTCTTACAATGAAGACACTTCAGCGCTGGTAGCCAGGTTAGATGAGACAGAGAGGGGCTTATTTCAAATCGGGCAGAGAAGTCTAAATGACTTTCAGAGTTGGGAAAAAGGACAAGCTTCTCAGATTACAGCTTCCAGCCTCGTCCAGAATTATAAGAAAAGGAAATTCACAAACATGGAAGACTAA